The Gracilibacillus caseinilyticus genome segment ATCGTTCACCTTATTCGAAATTCCCTTAAATATGTACCAAGTAAGGATTACAAACCCTTCACAGCTGCTTTACGAAAAGTATATGCCGCATCCAGCCTAAAAGCTTGTCGCAGCGCCTTTGAAAACTTTCAACAACAATGGTCTTCTTACCCTGGAGCCATTGATGTCTGGAAGCGCCATTTCTCTCATGTAGAACAGCTTTTTGATTACGGTAGTGCGATTCGTAAAATCATGTATACAACAAATGCCGTAGAAAGTGTTCACTCAAGCTATCGTAAAGTTACCCAAAAAGGAGCATTCCCAGACGAGAATGCCCTATTAAAAGTACTATATTTACGAACGAAAGAATTAGAAGATAAATGGAAAGGTGGCCATATTCAGCAATGGGCCATGGTGATGAACCAGTTGTTAATTCATGACCATCTAAAGGATCGTGTATTAAAGTATTTAGAATAACTTACACACTTTTCTTGACAAGCCCACTCCTGTTACATGTGTACATGCTATACACTACTTATTCACTTGTTGTAATTCTTCAACGATCTGTTTGGCACCTTCTGGACTAAGCGTGACTTTCCCATCAAAGAGAGTGAAATTATCATCCGTGACCTCACCTGTAACCATACATGCTGATGCCGATGAATACTTTCGCAAGATAATTCTTTCCTGATCCACAAAGATCTCAATCGGATCCTTTTCTTGAATGTTCAATGATTTTCTTAATTCTTTTGGCAGTACGACTCTTCCCAATTCATCAATCTTTCTCACAATTCCAGTGCTTTTCATTTTATTACCTCCCTAGATTTTTTCTGTCTCTTTTCTATTAAACTGTTATCACTGTTGGTATATAGTTGTTATCTACTTCTAACTATCTATTGTAAAGAAAAACACCGTCAAAAATCCAGTGAAAATGTTTAATAAAGGTAAACTTAGATGTTTATTACCAATCGTGATTACTTAAATGACTACTTTCGAATTAATATCAAGGAGATACTGTGTCAAAAGATCCATTATCATTAACTTCTTGCAAAAACACTTTTAAATTTGGTGAAATCCATTTATCTTTATGCATCACAGCGTAAAGACTTAATGATTGAGCGTTTACATTTAGCCGCTTTTCTTCTACTAAACCATTTTCTATTTCATCTTTGATCACAAAATGAGGCAGCATCGATTGCCCCATTCCGCATAAGATGCATTTTTTAATTGCCTCGATACTAGGTAATTCAATCACAGGCATAGCGTTATTCCCGATCCCATGTAGATATTCATCTATTGCTGGACGCCAGCTGCAAGCTAATTCTGTAACTAGCATCCTGTTAGCATGAGGATTATTTCCTCTATTTGTACTTTGTACCAATGATAGTTTTTCGTCTCTTATTTTAGCTATATTCAAATCATCTCTATTCCAATTGGATAATTCCACTAAAATAGCAACATCTATGTCACCATTCTTTAATTGCGTGAACAAGTTATCATAATCTATAGACTTTAAGATTAATTCTACTTTCGGATATTGTTCCATAAGCTCCATCATGATAGCTGGCAGCCAATGAATCATAACCGATTCACTTGCACCAATGATTAGTTGACCTGATGGCTCATTGGATGCATGGATCACCTCTTTAGACTGTGCATACAATTTAATGATTTCCAATGCGTAAGGGAAAAAACTCCTTCCAGCTTGTGTTAATGATATACTTCGACCTAACCGATCAAATAAAGGGTGTCCTAACTCTTCTTCTAATTCCCTGATATGACCGGTAACAGATGATTGCGCATAACCTAACGCATCTGCTGCTTTTTTAAAGCCACCTTTTTCCACGATTGTTCTAAACGTTATCAGATGCCGCAGTTCCATTTCGAACCTCCTTATTATCATTTTTATCGAACTAATATATCTAAAATATCAATTTTACTGAACGGTATATGTATTATAAACTAAAGGTACGCTACAACAAAAGGAAGGAGCTTCAATATGAAAGTATTAACCATCGTTACTCATCCCAGGGAAGATTCGCTAACCTTCAAGGTAGCTTATCAGTTTATCGAAGGCCTGCGTAATGCAGGTCATGAAACAGAGATCGTTGATTTGTACCGCAGCGATTTCAATCCCATTCTATACGAAGCAGATGAACCGGTGTGGTCCGCTAATCAACAGGCCTTTACTCCTGAAGTGGAGAAAGAGATGGAAAGACTGAAAAATTATGATGCGCTTGCCTTCATTTTTCCGCTTTGGTGGTGGAGTATGCCAGCGATGTTAAAGGGATATATTGATCGTGTATGGAACTATGGATTCGCCTATGGACCCAATAAACTTCATCATCAGCATGTGTTATGGTTCAGTTTGGCAGGGGCACCGATAGAGCGTTTTACGAAAAGGAAATACGATCAAATGATGGAACATTACTTTAATGTCGCGTTAGCTGATTACTGCGGCATTCCTAGTTCGAGGTTTGAACTTCTTTATGAAACAATTGATGTTAAGCCAGGATATGTAAGAGAGTTGGTTGGAACAGGCTTATGAATTAGGGATAACCTATGCCAAAAACTAAACAAAAACTCGCTTATCGCTCCCAGGTACTGAAAAATACCTTCTGTGATAAAATTTTATGTTTTCATAGGATGTTAGAAAAACCGGGCATAACCAGCCCGGTCTTAACTAACAAAATAATATACAACTACCTGTAATATGGATTATGTTAAGTGGCACATATCGGTCATTTTGAAATGATTCATATGCCGGGACACCTTTACCAGCCACTTTTTGCCCTGTAGGAGTCTATGTGCCGGGCTGCGTTATGGTACAGACTTTTTAAGGAAACAAAAACAGTCGGGAAACACCAGTATTTGTCTTCTTTCTTTTTGAGCACTACAAATTTTGTTGCGCTGCATCCCACTTTTGGTTCCTTTCTCGCTAAACGATACAAATCTCTGATGACTGCTACCCACTTTTGGTCCCTTTCTCGCTAAACGATACAAATCTCTGGTGACTGCTACCCACTTTTGGTCCCTTTCTCGCTAAACGATACAAATCTCTGATGACTGCTACCCACTTTTGGTCCCTTTCTCGCTAAACGATACAAATCTCTGATGACTGCTACCCACTTTTGGTCCCTTTCTCGCCAAACGATACAAATCTCTGATGACTGCTACCCACCTTTGGTTCCTTTCTCGCTAAACGATACAAATCTCTGGTGTCTGCTACCCACTTTTGGTCCCTTTCTCGCTAAACGATACAGGGCGTTTTTGATCGAATGCTCCCCTCTTTCGACCATTAACCGCATCTCACATACAGCCATGAAATAATTTACACATTTTACCACAATCCGTACTATAGTCTGTTTTATTCCAAATAATTCCACAATAAAAATATGCCTTCTTGACGTAGATGCCTAACATACTCTATCAATAGCTTCGTTTCTTCTTTTCTATAAAAAAGTAGACACTTCACTCCAACAACTATTGACGTACGCCCACTGGAAACGAAGCAATTTTTAGGAGCTTTAGGGGAGTGCTACAGCATTTGTAACAGCTAAAAGTAAGGATTTTAAGCAATGTTACAGTGAATGATGAAATCGGTGGAGACTGCCCAAAATGCTACCTCTTGCGTCAGTTGTAGAACCAATACTAGGACGTAGACCAACCACGGATACTCCCGCGGGACATGCAGGACGCGGAGTGGTTGGCCGGATCGGTCTCCCAGCATATGAAACATTTCAAAGTTACCACTGTGTTAGTTGACATAATCCATATTATAAGCACCCATCAATCATGTTTAGCATGTTTACTTCTATGACTTTACTTTTATATTTTCTTATACTTGGTACATTCTAAATTTTCACTGCGTCGTGCATCTTCATTGCTAAAATTTTATGCTTTCCTACCGTACAAAAAAAGCTCGTACCCTTATGATAGGAACGAGCTTTCTCCTTATTTCTTTAATTGAAAACGGTGAACGATATTTTTTAATTCTGTCGATAAGCCGTCCAGTTTTCTTGCTTGATTTGACACTTCTTCCATTGAACTGCTTGATTGCTCTGCTGAAGCTGAGGTTTCTTCAATACCAGCCGCGGACTCTTCAGCAGTAGATGCTATTTCTTGAATTGACTCATTCATTTCCTCGGTTCGATTCGAAACATCCGCTAAATTATTTGATATATTTTCCATACGATCTGCCATATCTTTTACAGAATCATTAATTTCAGTAAAAGTGTCTTGTGTCATAAGAATTTGGGAGGTCCCTTTTTCTACTTCCTGGTACCCTTCTTCAAGTGAATCGGAAACCCCGGTTGATTCCGATTGAATTCTCGATACAATGCCAGTGATATCTGACACAGATTCCGAAACTTGCTCCGCTAACTTGCGAACTTCATCTGCTACCACGGCGAACCCTTTTCCTTGCTCTCCAGCTCTTGCTGCCTCAATTGCAGCGTTTAATGCTAATAAATTGGTTTGTTCCGCAATATCATGAATCACTGCTACTAACCTGCCAATTTCTTGTGATTGTGCATCTAAACTTCTTACTTTTTCTACGGCACCTTTTACAATGTCATCTATTTTCTTCATCTGATTAGCAGATGATTGCATTAAGCCGCTTCCTGATTCAGCTTGATCTAATACTTCCCTAGATGCATTGCCAACATTCAGTCCTTCTTGGTTCGTTTCTACTACAATATCTTTGAAGCTTTCCATCATTTCTGACAACGTACTTACATGATCTGCCTGCACTTCCGCACCTGATGCTAATTCCTGCATAGTGGTTGTTACCTGCTCAGAACCTTCTTTTACCTCATTGGAAGAGTTAGTTAATGCATTGCTTTGATCGCTTAATGAAACAGAAGCTTGCGATATATTTGTAATCATACTGTGTATATTGTCCTGCATATGATTCATCTCTGTCGCTAATGTCTTTAATTCATCCTTTGTTTTTACGTGAACCGGATCGTTAGATAAATTTCCGTCTGACAATTCACGCATCCGTTTGGTAACCAATGTTAAAGGTTTGGTAATACTGTTGGAGAAAAGCCAAGTTAGGATAATGCCAATAATAATAAATAATACCGTAACAAAAATGATTTGATAGAGTAATGTATTCGCTGGTGCATTAAAATCCATTAAATAAGTACTCGAACTTACAACCCATCCCCAATTTTCGTCATAAGCGGAATAAACTACTTTCTCCTCCAGCTGGTTTTCATCATTCGGCAGTGGCCATTCATAATACGTATACCCACCACCATTTAACGCCTTTTCCGTATATTCCTGTGTAAAGAAATTACCGGTCGAATCCTGTGACTCCCAAAAATTTTGCCCTTCCAAACTTGGATGGGCAAGCATAGTGGCCTCTTCATCCGTTATAAATATATAGCCATTTTCTCCCAGGTCAATATCCGTGTTAATCGGTCTGGTTCCATCCCCCTGCATTTCACCTAAAATAGATTCTTTCACTTGTTCCTGTGCCTCTTCAAGCTCTAAATTTCCTTGTTCGACTTCTTTATTTAGCGATTCTATCATCTCCAACGTTAACACAACACTATTCTTTAAGTTGGTTTCACCAAGCTCATTTAATGCTTGCTGGCTTTGATTGAAGGTTAGATACCCTAATATCACCAATGGCAGAATCAATAACAATAATGAGGTTGTCATCAATTTTTTTCTAACGGTTTGCTTTTTTAGTAGTTTTAACATAATTTCCCCTTCCAAATATAAATTATTGCCTTTAATATATATTTCGACATATTTTTTATATATTGAATAGGAAGTTAGTGGAAATACAGCGGCTCTTTTTCCTTGGTATTATTGTTCTATTATTTTAGCGAAGATTTCAATATATTAATTAAATTTAAATGTTAAAGGCTGATACTCTATAAGCAAAATGAATAATTATAGTATTGTTTTTTCTTCTGCTTTTAAGGGAATACTCCTTAAAGAGGTGATAGGTATGAGTAAAGAAAAAGCAATAAAAACAATCAAGGATGTCCTGAATGTTTCGAAAGTGGGGGTTCTTTCCACATCATATAACAACTTGCCAAACAGTCGTTATATGATGTTCTATAATGATGAAGAGGTATTATATACCAAGACAAGTAAAGATTCTTTCAAAGTGGATGAAATCGAAAGCAATCCACATGTGCATATTCTGTTAGGATACGAAGAAACGAAAAATCATCGTTTTGTGGAATACACAGGAAAAGCAGAGATCGTGGAAGACCAGGAAACGATCGACTGGCTCTGGGAAAAGCAGGATAAGAGTTTTTTTAAATCGAAAGATGATCCGGAGCTAATCGTACTGAAGATGACACCAAGTGAAATCAGATTATTAAATGACGATGAGCTGGATACGCCCAAGACCGTATACTTTAAGTAAACAACTCCGTATAAGTAACGCGATATCATACCGAAAGTGCCAATGATATCGCGTTTTTCTTTTCTTTTGCTTCTTTTAGTCATAATATAATAGTAGATAAACTCATACAATGAAAATGAAGAGAGAGATTTTATATAAAAAAATGGTTAAAAATAATTCTAATTTTGCTAGCCTTATTAGTTATTGCAGGTATGTCCGTTTTTTATTATTGGTCCCAGCAAACCTATTCACCTTCTGAAACACTTGATGAACTCGTGGACACCGCTTCCTTGCAATATGATGGAGATTGGCTGGTTTTTGAACCCATCTCTCAGGAAGCAAGTAAAGGGATCATTATATACCCTGGTGCAAAGGTAGAACCGGAAGCATACAGTTACTATGGTGAAACACTATCGAATAAGGGCTATTTCGTTGCCATACCTAAAGTACGACTAAATTTCCCGATCCTAGAAACAAATAAAGCTACAGATGTCGTTGAGCAATACCCCGCTATTGATGATTGGTTTATAGGCGGCCATTCATTGGGTGGTGTTGCAGCGGCGAAGTTTGCAGATGAAAATCCGGATATCATTACTGGTATCTTTTTTCTCGGATCGTATCCTGCAAATAGTACTGATTTCTCGGATACATCAGTACCCATGTTATCTATTTATGCAGAAAACGATGGCTTAACCACCTTAGAACAAATCAATGAAACAAGGGATTTATTATCGAAAGAAACAAAAATGGTTGAGATAGAAGGTGGTAATCATGCTCAATTTGGCATTTATGGCCCCCAAAAAGGGGATGAACAAGCCTCTATTACAGTATCCAAGCAGCAAGATATCATCTCCGAAGTACTATTAAATTGGTTAGATGACCAATAATACTTTCTAGCAAGGAGAGATAATATGGATAGTTACGTCTATCTTTTATATACCGTTATATATGCCGCCTTATTCATCTACGGTTTGCTATATACACCCACTGCCCGTATTTGGTCATGGTGCTCTTTTTTATTCCTGGTTATGGTTGGTCTTGTGTTCGATAATGCCGTCATAGCGCTTGGGAAATTTATTGGAGAAGGACCTATATTAGAAAACTTAAACCTCCTGCGCTATTGGAGTCATGCATTGTTTACGCCAACACTGGTGCTATACTGTTTTGGCATTTTGCAAATAAAGGGAAGGCTCAGGACAATTTTGTTTGTTGCCTTCCTTGCTGTTACGATCTGTTTAATACTGTTTGAGATTCGATTTGAAGTGCTCCATCTATCCTTACAGCCGCAATGGGAGTATGGGGTATTACGTTATGCACCAATAGAGGACTCCAATGGTCCACCCCTTATGATTTTAATCGTTACAATGGTTCTATTGATTACCGGTTTGGTCATATGGATGCGCCGACATTGGCCATGGATGTTTGCTGGTGTATTGCTCATGGCCATGGGGAGCATAGTAAAGATCCCCATCAATAGTTCGGCCATTACTAATGGTTTTGAGTTAATACTTATTATCACTCTATTTCTAACGAAGACGACACTAGAGAATAAATCCAAATATTAGAAAAATTTACATGACTATTTAGAAATACTCCTTTTTTCCGATAATCATATATAGAAGATTATGTAATTGAAGGAGTTTATGATGAGTATTTTTACCAAAAAACAAAAAACAACCACATTATTAGAAACAGCAGAAAAAGAAAGACCGCACGTAAAAATAGACATTCAAAGGGATAATCATTTGCTCGAACAAATGGAGATTATTGACCTGACGCTAGAAGATCTAGCAGTAGCAAGAACACTTCAACCACTGATCCAGGAGCATATCGAGGAAATCTATAATCCTATTTATTATCATGCTTCGGAAGGAATTCGAAAAGTAGTGGATATGACAACAATCGGCATTGACTTAGATGGCTGTTATAACTATGTGATCAGCTTTTTCGATGGTATTATTAATGACGCATTTGCTGAGAAACGATATAAAATTAGCAGCTATTATTTAAAGGTTGGTGTGGAAGTCAGATGGTATACATGTACGAACCAAATCATGACCAATCATATCTATGATATTTTAAAAGAGGTATATAAAGAAGATGTAGAAAGTTTATCTCTCGCAACGAAAGTAGTAAGCAAAATTCTCAATCTGGAATTACAGCTATGTCTCTCTGCTTTGCAAGAACTGCAGCAAGAAGCAGCTGCTGATAAAGAAAACCAGGCAAAGCAAGGTGTTAAGCACTCGATAGGCTCTATTACAGAAGAATTAGCCGGCATGTCGGAAGAAGTCGGCGCGTCAGTAGAAGATGCCGTTGACCGATCCGGAAGTATCCAGCAAGACTTAAATAAAGGTCTTGCATCGTCAAATGCCACACAAGAGACCTCTGAAAAAGGTAGAAAGCAACTTGATCAGGTCATGGAAGAAACAAATTCCTTAACTTCTAGTGTCAACGAGATCAAAACTAAATTCAGTTCCTTAGAAGCGAACTCCAGAGAGATTGGTGACATTGTGGCAGTCATTACGGAGATTGCTGAACAAACCAACCTCCTTGCGCTAAATGCAGCGATTGAAGCAGCAAGAGCAGGCGAACACGGTAAGGGTTTTTCTGTAGTAGCTTCTGAGGTACGAAAGCTCGCTGAACAAACGAAAGCATCGTCCAGCAATATTACCACTATGATCCATTCGACGACAGACCATATTGAAGATTTGGTAGGACGTATCAATGCGATTAACGCTAAATCGCTGACTGTAAATGAATATGTACAAGAAACGATCCAGAATTTCGAAGATATTCTGGCATCGAGCTTAACCAATAAAGAACAGAACGAACGTAACAACCAGGAAATGCTGAACTTCATTCAAATTCTCCAGGAAATTGGTGAGGTTGGCTCGAAGGTTGCGGAATTAGCGGATGAATTGAATCAGACGATGCAGGGTTACTAAAGCAGTAGAGAGACCGGGACGGAAACGAACAATCCAGATATACATGGTACTGTTTTATTGTTGATGAGACCTACAGGGATTCTGAGTTTTAATGGTGTGCATGTAAAAGATTGAATTGGCTCAAGAAGGCTATTTCGATCAATACGCGCTTGATTTGAGGGGCTTTTGGCCGATTGGGGCACTCTATCGCTTAAAGCATACGTAGTGTTGTAGTTCTCAACTGATGTTCACAGCATAAGAAAAAAGCCGAAGCTAGCACGAATCTTGTTTGCTGAGATTACGTGTTAGCTTCGGCTTTTAATTGGGCTAAAAATCTTTTACTGCAGCCTCTATTGGGTTACCATAGCTTGATGTTTAATTCCCCTGCTGGATAAATTGATTAAAATCTGCAATAGACGGTTCCATTCATCTAGATCCATGTTGACAACATCTAAGTCTTTTTGCAGATTTGTTAATCCAACGTTATTAAAAAGCACATTTATTTTTCCATATGTTTTAACGGTATATTCCAATGTTTCTTTAATAGAGGCACCGGGTAAAATCGTGGATGCACGGCCGCTGTTTTCTTCGATCTTTTTCGCATCTGCCTCGGCGCCCTCCAGTAATAATTTCCGATGACAACACTCGCTCCGTTTTTGTCATAAAACACGCACTAAAAAGACCGATTCCAGATGCCCCACCGGTTACTAATGCTACCTTACCTTCTAGTCTACTCATTCTATAAAACTTCCTTTTTCTCAATCATTTTCTTTCGTTTACCGTTAAATGGATTAACAGGAAATTATTAATGTTAGATTTTGATCAAAAAATCGAAATAGGCTCTATTTACTATTTTTAGGGCTGTTTTGGCAATATTTATCATTGACAAATGTAAAGCGCTCGCATACCACTAATAATGATAATCATTATCAAATAATTCAAAATTACTATCAAGGAGGAAATGCATAGTATTTATTTCGTTGT includes the following:
- a CDS encoding AbrB/MazE/SpoVT family DNA-binding domain-containing protein, translating into MKSTGIVRKIDELGRVVLPKELRKSLNIQEKDPIEIFVDQERIILRKYSSASACMVTGEVTDDNFTLFDGKVTLSPEGAKQIVEELQQVNK
- a CDS encoding LysR family transcriptional regulator translates to MELRHLITFRTIVEKGGFKKAADALGYAQSSVTGHIRELEEELGHPLFDRLGRSISLTQAGRSFFPYALEIIKLYAQSKEVIHASNEPSGQLIIGASESVMIHWLPAIMMELMEQYPKVELILKSIDYDNLFTQLKNGDIDVAILVELSNWNRDDLNIAKIRDEKLSLVQSTNRGNNPHANRMLVTELACSWRPAIDEYLHGIGNNAMPVIELPSIEAIKKCILCGMGQSMLPHFVIKDEIENGLVEEKRLNVNAQSLSLYAVMHKDKWISPNLKVFLQEVNDNGSFDTVSP
- a CDS encoding methyl-accepting chemotaxis protein, whose protein sequence is MLKLLKKQTVRKKLMTTSLLLLILPLVILGYLTFNQSQQALNELGETNLKNSVVLTLEMIESLNKEVEQGNLELEEAQEQVKESILGEMQGDGTRPINTDIDLGENGYIFITDEEATMLAHPSLEGQNFWESQDSTGNFFTQEYTEKALNGGGYTYYEWPLPNDENQLEEKVVYSAYDENWGWVVSSSTYLMDFNAPANTLLYQIIFVTVLFIIIGIILTWLFSNSITKPLTLVTKRMRELSDGNLSNDPVHVKTKDELKTLATEMNHMQDNIHSMITNISQASVSLSDQSNALTNSSNEVKEGSEQVTTTMQELASGAEVQADHVSTLSEMMESFKDIVVETNQEGLNVGNASREVLDQAESGSGLMQSSANQMKKIDDIVKGAVEKVRSLDAQSQEIGRLVAVIHDIAEQTNLLALNAAIEAARAGEQGKGFAVVADEVRKLAEQVSESVSDITGIVSRIQSESTGVSDSLEEGYQEVEKGTSQILMTQDTFTEINDSVKDMADRMENISNNLADVSNRTEEMNESIQEIASTAEESAAGIEETSASAEQSSSSMEEVSNQARKLDGLSTELKNIVHRFQLKK
- a CDS encoding pyridoxamine 5'-phosphate oxidase family protein — protein: MSKEKAIKTIKDVLNVSKVGVLSTSYNNLPNSRYMMFYNDEEVLYTKTSKDSFKVDEIESNPHVHILLGYEETKNHRFVEYTGKAEIVEDQETIDWLWEKQDKSFFKSKDDPELIVLKMTPSEIRLLNDDELDTPKTVYFK
- a CDS encoding alpha/beta hydrolase, producing the protein MLALLVIAGMSVFYYWSQQTYSPSETLDELVDTASLQYDGDWLVFEPISQEASKGIIIYPGAKVEPEAYSYYGETLSNKGYFVAIPKVRLNFPILETNKATDVVEQYPAIDDWFIGGHSLGGVAAAKFADENPDIITGIFFLGSYPANSTDFSDTSVPMLSIYAENDGLTTLEQINETRDLLSKETKMVEIEGGNHAQFGIYGPQKGDEQASITVSKQQDIISEVLLNWLDDQ
- a CDS encoding globin-coupled sensor protein — encoded protein: MMSIFTKKQKTTTLLETAEKERPHVKIDIQRDNHLLEQMEIIDLTLEDLAVARTLQPLIQEHIEEIYNPIYYHASEGIRKVVDMTTIGIDLDGCYNYVISFFDGIINDAFAEKRYKISSYYLKVGVEVRWYTCTNQIMTNHIYDILKEVYKEDVESLSLATKVVSKILNLELQLCLSALQELQQEAAADKENQAKQGVKHSIGSITEELAGMSEEVGASVEDAVDRSGSIQQDLNKGLASSNATQETSEKGRKQLDQVMEETNSLTSSVNEIKTKFSSLEANSREIGDIVAVITEIAEQTNLLALNAAIEAARAGEHGKGFSVVASEVRKLAEQTKASSSNITTMIHSTTDHIEDLVGRINAINAKSLTVNEYVQETIQNFEDILASSLTNKEQNERNNQEMLNFIQILQEIGEVGSKVAELADELNQTMQGY